A window of the Synechococcus sp. LTW-R genome harbors these coding sequences:
- a CDS encoding DUF2996 domain-containing protein: protein MTDSAQPAAKAADAKPAKPAKPPAPEDKPFAEFVPNLLIPALAKEIEAYGGPNCELSFEQGPMPVVGSSCWQVKGTLPSGRRFWLCFTSDSISSAKTIALAESGSEPSLLESFLIDEKKMTQALLVSRLVQRLNGQKWLGAN from the coding sequence GTGACCGATTCCGCCCAACCCGCAGCGAAGGCCGCAGACGCCAAACCCGCCAAGCCGGCGAAGCCCCCCGCCCCGGAGGACAAGCCCTTCGCCGAATTCGTCCCGAATCTGCTGATTCCGGCGCTGGCCAAGGAGATCGAGGCCTATGGCGGCCCGAACTGCGAGCTCAGCTTTGAGCAGGGTCCGATGCCCGTGGTGGGCAGCAGCTGCTGGCAGGTCAAGGGCACCCTCCCCAGTGGTCGTCGCTTCTGGCTGTGCTTTACCAGCGACTCCATTAGCTCAGCCAAAACCATTGCCCTCGCGGAATCCGGAAGCGAGCCGAGCCTGCTGGAGTCGTTTTTGATTGACGAGAAAAAAATGACCCAGGCGCTCCTGGTCTCCCGTTTGGTGCAGCGCCTCAACGGCCAGAAGTGGCTGGGGGCGAACTAA
- a CDS encoding flavin prenyltransferase UbiX — MLPIVLAVSGASAQPLAERALQLLLQAGESVDLIVSRGAIGVWQAELGVRVPTDPSAQERFWRERCACDTGELRCHRWNDQSVSIASGSHRTRGMVILPCSMGTVGRIASGVATDLMERCADVHLKEGRPLVICPRETPWNLIHLRNLTALAEAGARIAPPAPAWYHQPQSLEEMVDFLVIRVFDCLGYELGQLQRWTGPIQP; from the coding sequence CTGCTGCCGATTGTTCTGGCGGTGTCCGGGGCCAGCGCCCAACCGCTCGCGGAGCGGGCGTTGCAACTGCTGCTCCAGGCCGGTGAATCCGTCGATCTCATCGTCAGCCGCGGTGCCATTGGCGTCTGGCAGGCGGAATTGGGGGTGCGGGTCCCGACGGACCCCTCAGCCCAGGAGCGCTTTTGGCGGGAGCGCTGCGCATGCGACACCGGCGAACTACGCTGCCACCGCTGGAACGATCAATCCGTGTCGATTGCCAGTGGCAGTCACCGCACCCGCGGCATGGTGATCCTGCCCTGTTCGATGGGAACCGTCGGCCGGATCGCTTCGGGGGTAGCCACGGACCTGATGGAACGCTGCGCGGACGTCCATCTCAAGGAGGGACGGCCCCTGGTGATCTGTCCGCGGGAAACCCCCTGGAACCTGATCCACCTGCGCAACCTGACCGCCCTCGCTGAGGCCGGCGCACGGATCGCGCCCCCGGCCCCGGCTTGGTATCACCAGCCCCAGTCCCTTGAGGAGATGGTGGACTTTTTGGTGATCCGCGTGTTCGATTGCCTCGGTTATGAGCTTGGCCAGCTGCAGCGCTGGACCGGGCCGATCCAGCCCTGA